One part of the Vicinamibacteria bacterium genome encodes these proteins:
- a CDS encoding alkaline phosphatase family protein produces the protein MPAFDFSNLDRVIVLMLENRSFDHVLGSLRLEGKNVDGIDPFFSNLDSKGVRHAVRPISETTRASSFAPDVPHDADSVAIQMDKMGGFIQAYERVAPAPTSPQDVLAYYTRKELPITYFLADEFTVCDRWFSAIPTDTIPNRLYSVCGHSNGLRGGPKDHFLDMTSIFDFLDGDWAVYAGALPLILLIGNLTKHIGNAFHIRKLQDFVRDAQRGDLPRVTWIEPVYDYAAHIPTRPFGEPNDDHPPDRIELGQKLIAEVYGALISNPDVWNKSVLIVTYDEHGGFFDHVQPPDLAPEEVQADRFTTYGLRVPAIIVSPFAERGAVVSARFDHCSILKFILEWFKLPMFGSRIASANISSVAAALSATARSDRPSAPPPPVLQPARARALTAEPSAPPSDFALHLDALRLALQDKDPAGFTAGFPELVNTPPIAPKEQ, from the coding sequence ATGCCGGCCTTCGATTTCAGCAACCTGGATCGGGTGATTGTGCTCATGCTCGAGAACCGCTCGTTCGATCATGTCCTTGGGTCGTTGCGCCTTGAGGGCAAGAACGTCGACGGCATCGACCCTTTCTTCTCTAATCTCGACTCCAAGGGTGTGAGGCATGCCGTCCGTCCAATCAGTGAGACGACGCGGGCAAGCTCGTTTGCGCCCGACGTTCCGCATGACGCCGACTCGGTCGCCATCCAGATGGACAAGATGGGGGGCTTCATTCAGGCCTATGAGCGTGTCGCCCCGGCGCCGACCTCACCTCAGGACGTCCTAGCCTATTACACCCGGAAGGAGCTGCCGATAACCTACTTCCTGGCTGACGAGTTCACGGTGTGCGACCGCTGGTTTTCCGCGATTCCAACCGACACGATTCCCAACCGCCTCTACAGTGTCTGCGGGCACTCCAACGGCCTGCGGGGTGGGCCAAAGGATCACTTCCTAGACATGACATCCATCTTCGACTTTCTGGATGGCGATTGGGCCGTCTACGCCGGTGCGCTGCCCCTCATCCTCTTGATCGGCAATCTTACAAAACACATCGGAAACGCTTTTCACATCCGAAAACTCCAGGACTTCGTGCGAGACGCACAGCGAGGCGACCTACCAAGAGTGACCTGGATCGAACCCGTTTACGACTATGCAGCACACATCCCAACGCGGCCCTTTGGCGAACCAAACGACGATCATCCGCCCGACAGGATCGAGCTTGGGCAGAAGCTCATTGCCGAGGTCTACGGCGCCCTAATCTCCAATCCGGATGTGTGGAACAAGAGCGTGCTGATCGTGACCTACGATGAGCACGGAGGGTTCTTCGATCACGTCCAACCCCCGGATCTCGCCCCCGAGGAGGTCCAAGCCGACCGGTTCACGACCTACGGCCTGCGAGTCCCGGCGATCATCGTTTCTCCATTCGCCGAGCGGGGAGCTGTCGTGTCAGCTCGGTTCGACCACTGTTCCATCCTGAAGTTCATCTTGGAATGGTTCAAATTGCCGATGTTCGGGTCCAGGATCGCCTCCGCGAACATCAGCAGTGTCGCTGCCGCCCTGAGCGCCACGGCACGCAGCGATCGACCCAGTGCCCCGCCGCCTCCGGTTCTTCAACCTGCTAGGGCTCGAGCCTTGACGGCGGAGCCGTCGGCCCCCCCCAGCGACTTCGCGCTGCACTTGGACGCCCTCCGACTCGCGCTGCAAGACAAGGACCCAGCGGGCTTTACTGCTGGGTTTCCGGAACTAGTGAATACCCCTCCGATCGCACCGAAGGAGCAGTGA